The following proteins come from a genomic window of Salvia hispanica cultivar TCC Black 2014 chromosome 4, UniMelb_Shisp_WGS_1.0, whole genome shotgun sequence:
- the LOC125221612 gene encoding uncharacterized protein LOC125221612 isoform X5, with the protein MQIKELEKIEASSAKNQEITARTGKSEASVENCAAKASNLSSVIDVSGKVLDFPLVSGDESTVNELFMYKNELNLLPRDVGRFKGLKTLKFFANELNLFPEEFRNLVELQCLQVKVTEPGVSGLELSELGNLKELELSRVPPRPSAFPILREIAGLKHLTKLSVCHFSIRYLPPEIGCLSNLEYLNLSFNKMRNLPDEITLLNSLVSLKVTNNKLVELPLGFSNLQSLESLDLSNNRLTSIECLELESMSNLQSLNLQHNQLGDCRVPSWICCNLEGNNGDLDEPAEMDVYEGSADVQSINLSGLSPNHRSLAARRAKGWKRRYHLQTKARQERLNNCRKWKGDVTSRSSLEKCTTCRVVERSNADLSEGSSTVVDAELDHKDTFPAGDTHETTTTRVNEEVTTDKKPMDGCSCSATDSVSSRSSAVLGSVSDAIEVQDEVSSSEASSCAFKCKRHSEKDLDNPKPSKYRKPTSDPYYLSCQYSKISFCGARDRLPDGFYDAGRDRPFMPLPNYEKNTYVNSREVILLDREMDEKLDAVLLCAQDLVCRFRRIKDSINEIRDLATDTLQTASLLALFVSDHFGGSDKSAIVQRARKSASGANCVPIGGLQFGVCRHRALLMKYLCDRMEPQIPCELVRGYLDFSPHAWNVVIIKKGESLVRMIVDACHPLDIREECDPEYFCRYIPLSRVNAVVDNDTISNFPFPSLSMCDEIGKLESTSIMRCNIGSLEAAVKVRTIDVCGASADEVRNFELSCLGEVRILSVLKHSCIVELYGHQISSNWSMTADGNCSGRTLKSAILMENIEGGSLRSYVEKLSSDGEKYVALDLVVSIARDVAFALTEIHDKNIIHRDIKSENVLLDLEKKKQDGTPTVKICDFDRAVPLHSYLHTCCIAHLGIPPPNICVGTPRWMAPEVYAAMLTQSMYGLEVDIWSFGCLLLELLTLQVPYSGLPENEIHNLLQAGERPKLTDELEALAQSDEELETEPETLRFLSQLFHQCTEKNPAVRPSAKEIYDTLLLRTSSATRLKISDE; encoded by the exons ATGCAGATTAAGGAATTGGAGAAAATCGAGGCTTCCAGCGCCAAGAATCAGGAAATTACGGCGAGGACAGGGAAATCGGAGGCGTCGGTGGAAAATTGCGCCGCAAAAGCTTCCAATTTGAGCTCCGTCATTGATGTTTCTGGAAAAGTTCTCGATTTTCCGCTTGTTAGTGGCGACGAAAGCACAGTGAATGAGCTTTTTATGTACAAGAATGAGTTGAATTTGCTTCCCAGAGATGTTGGGAGGTTTAAGGGTTTAAAAACTCTCAAGTTTTTCGCGAATGAATTGAACTTGTTTCCTGAGGAGTTCAGGAATCTGGTTGAGCTTCAATGCTTGCAAGTGAAGGTGACGGAGCCGGGAGTTAGTGGGTTGGAGTTAAGTGAACTGGGGAATTTGAAAGAGCTGGAACTCAGTAGAGTGCCCCCAAGGCCTTCTGCTTTCCCCATTTTGCGTGAGATTGCCGGGCTTAAGCACTTGACGAAGCTCTCCGTATGTCATTTCTCCATAAG ATATCTACCTCCAGAAATAGGCTGCCTCAGTAATTTAGAATACTTGAATCTTTCATTTAACAAGATGAGGAATTTACCAGATGAGATTACTTTGCTAAACTCGTTGGTGTCTTTGAAAGTGACAAACAATAAATTGGTTGAGCTGCCTTTGGGATTTTCCAATCTTCAAAGTCTGGAGAGCTTGGATTTATCGAATAACCGGTTAACTTCCATAGAGTGTTTAGAACTTGAGTCTATGAGTAATCTTCAATCTCTGAATCTTCAG CATAATCAACTTGGCGATTGTCGGGTACCGTCATGGATATGTTGCAATTTGGAGGGAAACAATGGGGATCTAGATGAACCTGCTGAGATGGATGTGTATGAAG GATCAGCCGATGTGCAGTCCATTAATTTGAGTGGATTGTCTCCTAATCACCGTAGTTTAGCTGCGCGAAGGGCTAAAGGATGGAAACGTCGATATCATTTGCAAACAAAAGCTCGCCAGGAGCGATTGAATAACTGCAGGAAGTGGAAGGGTGATGTTACGAGCCGAAGCTCTTTGGAAAAATGCACCACTTGCAGAGTGGTCGAGCGTAGTAATGCTGACCTATCAGAAGGTTCATCTACTGTTGTAGATGCAGAGCTGGATCACAAAGATACATTTCCTGCAGGGGACACACATGAAACAACTACAACTAGGGTGAATGAGGAGGTCACAACTGATAAAAAGCCTATGGATGGCTGCTCATGTTCAGCAACTGATTCTGTCAGTTCTCGGTCTAGTGCAGTTTTGGGTTCTGTTTCTGATGCTATTGAGGTGCAGGATGAAGTTTCATCTTCTGAAGCATCTAGTTGTGCATTCAAGTGCAAAAGGCATTCAGAGAAAGATCTTGATAATCCGAAGCCCTCCAAATACAGAAAACCAACTAGTGACCCCTATTATTTGTCGTGccaatatagtaaaatatcattttgtgGAGCAAGAGATCGCCTACCTGATGGCTTTTATGATGCAGGAAGAGATCGGCCCTTTATGCCACTGCCAAATTATGAGAAAAATACTTATGTTAACTCGCGGGAAGTGATTCTTCTTGACCG GGAAATGGATGAGAAGTTAGATGCCGTTCTTTTGTGTGCCCAAGACTTGGTTTGTCGGTTTAGACGTATAAAAGAttctataaatgaaataagagaTTTAGCAACCGATACTTTGCAGACTGCATCGTTGCTTGCACTTTTTGTATCAGATCATTTTGGAGGAAGTGATAAAAGTGCTATTGTCCAGAGGGCACGTAAATCTGCTTCTGGCGCAAACTGTG TTCCTATTGGGGGCCTGCAGTTTGGTGTTTGTAGGCATAGAGCCTTGCTGATGAAG TATTTATGTGACCGCATGGAGCCTCAAATCCCTTGTGAACTAGTGAGGGGTTACTTGGACTTTTCACCGCATGCCTGGAATGTAGTCATTATAAAGAAAGGCGAGTCATTGGTCCGCATGATAGTTGATGCATGTCATCCTCTTGACATCAGGGAAGAATGTGACCCCGAATATTTTTGCAG GTATATACCCTTAAGCCGGGTCAATGCAGTGGTTGACAATGATACCATTTCTAACTTTCCATTCCCTTCTCTATCTATGTGTGATGAGATAGGGAAACTGGAATCCACCTCCATAATGCGCTGTAATATTGGATCATTGGAGGCTGCAGTAAAG GTAAGAACAATTGATGTATGTGGGGCTTCTGCAGATGAAGTGCGGAACTTTGAGCTATCCTGCTTAGGGGAAGTTCGAATATTGAGTGTCTTAAAGCATTCCTGCATTGTAGAACTCTATGGTCATCAGATATCATCCAACTGGTCTATGACTGCCGATGGAAACTGCAGTGGTCGTACATTAAAGTCTGCTATATTGATGGAGAACATAGAAGGAGGCTCCTTAAGG AGCTACGTGGAGAAACTCTCAAGCGACGGTGAGAAATATGTTGCTCTGGACTTGGTAGTGTCTATTGCAAGAGATGTAGCGTTTGCGCTGACAGAAATACATGATAAAAACATAATCCATCGTGACATAAAGAGTGAGAACGTTTTGTTAGACcttgagaagaagaagcaggATGGCACGCCTACAGTGAAGATATGTGATTTTGATCGAGCAGTTCCCCTTCATTCGTACTTGCATACGTGCTGCATCGCACACTTGGGGATACCTCCTCCCAATATTTGTGTTGGGACTCCTAGGTGGATGGCCCCTGAGGTGTATGCTGCAATGCTTACGCAAAGCATGTATGGATTG GAAGTGGATATTTGGTCTTTTGGTTGCCTGCTTCTGGAATTATTGACATTACAAGTGCCTTATAGTGGATTGCCAGAAAACGAAATTCATAATCTTCTGCAG GCGGGAGAGCGACCCAAACTGACAGATGAACTAGAGGCATTGGCTCAATCTGACGAGGAGCTTGAGACCGAGCCTGAAACCCTCAGATTTCTCTCACAACTCTTCCATCAGTGTACCGAAAAGAACCCTGCTGTTCGCCCATCTGCAAAAGAAATCTACGATACATTACTTTTGCGAACGAGCTCAGCTACTCGTTTAAAAATCTCAGACGAATAA
- the LOC125221612 gene encoding uncharacterized protein LOC125221612 isoform X1 — protein MQIKELEKIEASSAKNQEITARTGKSEASVENCAAKASNLSSVIDVSGKVLDFPLVSGDESTVNELFMYKNELNLLPRDVGRFKGLKTLKFFANELNLFPEEFRNLVELQCLQVKVTEPGVSGLELSELGNLKELELSRVPPRPSAFPILREIAGLKHLTKLSVCHFSIRYLPPEIGCLSNLEYLNLSFNKMRNLPDEITLLNSLVSLKVTNNKLVELPLGFSNLQSLESLDLSNNRLTSIECLELESMSNLQSLNLQHNQLGDCRVPSWICCNLEGNNGDLDEPAEMDVYEGSADVQSINLSGLSPNHRSLAARRAKGWKRRYHLQTKARQERLNNCRKWKGDVTSRSSLEKCTTCRVVERSNADLSEGSSTVVDAELDHKDTFPAGDTHETTTTRVNEEVTTDKKPMDGCSCSATDSVSSRSSAVLGSVSDAIEVQDEVSSSEASSCAFKCKRHSEKDLDNPKPSKYRKPTSDPYYLSCQYSKISFCGARDRLPDGFYDAGRDRPFMPLPNYEKNTYVNSREVILLDREMDEKLDAVLLCAQDLVCRFRRIKDSINEIRDLATDTLQTASLLALFVSDHFGGSDKSAIVQRARKSASGANCGKPFACTCATGISFDTNKANKQRVENIEESIFLDICERSLHCIKERCGSVIVPIGGLQFGVCRHRALLMKYLCDRMEPQIPCELVRGYLDFSPHAWNVVIIKKGESLVRMIVDACHPLDIREECDPEYFCRYIPLSRVNAVVDNDTISNFPFPSLSMCDEIGKLESTSIMRCNIGSLEAAVKVRTIDVCGASADEVRNFELSCLGEVRILSVLKHSCIVELYGHQISSNWSMTADGNCSGRTLKSAILMENIEGGSLRSYVEKLSSDGEKYVALDLVVSIARDVAFALTEIHDKNIIHRDIKSENVLLDLEKKKQDGTPTVKICDFDRAVPLHSYLHTCCIAHLGIPPPNICVGTPRWMAPEVYAAMLTQSMYGLEVDIWSFGCLLLELLTLQVPYSGLPENEIHNLLQAGERPKLTDELEALAQSDEELETEPETLRFLSQLFHQCTEKNPAVRPSAKEIYDTLLLRTSSATRLKISDE, from the exons ATGCAGATTAAGGAATTGGAGAAAATCGAGGCTTCCAGCGCCAAGAATCAGGAAATTACGGCGAGGACAGGGAAATCGGAGGCGTCGGTGGAAAATTGCGCCGCAAAAGCTTCCAATTTGAGCTCCGTCATTGATGTTTCTGGAAAAGTTCTCGATTTTCCGCTTGTTAGTGGCGACGAAAGCACAGTGAATGAGCTTTTTATGTACAAGAATGAGTTGAATTTGCTTCCCAGAGATGTTGGGAGGTTTAAGGGTTTAAAAACTCTCAAGTTTTTCGCGAATGAATTGAACTTGTTTCCTGAGGAGTTCAGGAATCTGGTTGAGCTTCAATGCTTGCAAGTGAAGGTGACGGAGCCGGGAGTTAGTGGGTTGGAGTTAAGTGAACTGGGGAATTTGAAAGAGCTGGAACTCAGTAGAGTGCCCCCAAGGCCTTCTGCTTTCCCCATTTTGCGTGAGATTGCCGGGCTTAAGCACTTGACGAAGCTCTCCGTATGTCATTTCTCCATAAG ATATCTACCTCCAGAAATAGGCTGCCTCAGTAATTTAGAATACTTGAATCTTTCATTTAACAAGATGAGGAATTTACCAGATGAGATTACTTTGCTAAACTCGTTGGTGTCTTTGAAAGTGACAAACAATAAATTGGTTGAGCTGCCTTTGGGATTTTCCAATCTTCAAAGTCTGGAGAGCTTGGATTTATCGAATAACCGGTTAACTTCCATAGAGTGTTTAGAACTTGAGTCTATGAGTAATCTTCAATCTCTGAATCTTCAG CATAATCAACTTGGCGATTGTCGGGTACCGTCATGGATATGTTGCAATTTGGAGGGAAACAATGGGGATCTAGATGAACCTGCTGAGATGGATGTGTATGAAG GATCAGCCGATGTGCAGTCCATTAATTTGAGTGGATTGTCTCCTAATCACCGTAGTTTAGCTGCGCGAAGGGCTAAAGGATGGAAACGTCGATATCATTTGCAAACAAAAGCTCGCCAGGAGCGATTGAATAACTGCAGGAAGTGGAAGGGTGATGTTACGAGCCGAAGCTCTTTGGAAAAATGCACCACTTGCAGAGTGGTCGAGCGTAGTAATGCTGACCTATCAGAAGGTTCATCTACTGTTGTAGATGCAGAGCTGGATCACAAAGATACATTTCCTGCAGGGGACACACATGAAACAACTACAACTAGGGTGAATGAGGAGGTCACAACTGATAAAAAGCCTATGGATGGCTGCTCATGTTCAGCAACTGATTCTGTCAGTTCTCGGTCTAGTGCAGTTTTGGGTTCTGTTTCTGATGCTATTGAGGTGCAGGATGAAGTTTCATCTTCTGAAGCATCTAGTTGTGCATTCAAGTGCAAAAGGCATTCAGAGAAAGATCTTGATAATCCGAAGCCCTCCAAATACAGAAAACCAACTAGTGACCCCTATTATTTGTCGTGccaatatagtaaaatatcattttgtgGAGCAAGAGATCGCCTACCTGATGGCTTTTATGATGCAGGAAGAGATCGGCCCTTTATGCCACTGCCAAATTATGAGAAAAATACTTATGTTAACTCGCGGGAAGTGATTCTTCTTGACCG GGAAATGGATGAGAAGTTAGATGCCGTTCTTTTGTGTGCCCAAGACTTGGTTTGTCGGTTTAGACGTATAAAAGAttctataaatgaaataagagaTTTAGCAACCGATACTTTGCAGACTGCATCGTTGCTTGCACTTTTTGTATCAGATCATTTTGGAGGAAGTGATAAAAGTGCTATTGTCCAGAGGGCACGTAAATCTGCTTCTGGCGCAAACTGTGGTAAACCCTTTGCTTGTACTTGTGCAACTGGGATCAGTTTTGACACTAATAAAGCCAATAAGCAAAGAGTGGAAAATATAGAAGAGTCCATTTTCCTTGATATCTGTGAGAGATCTCTTCACTGTATAAAAGAAAGATGTGGTTCTGTTATAGTTCCTATTGGGGGCCTGCAGTTTGGTGTTTGTAGGCATAGAGCCTTGCTGATGAAG TATTTATGTGACCGCATGGAGCCTCAAATCCCTTGTGAACTAGTGAGGGGTTACTTGGACTTTTCACCGCATGCCTGGAATGTAGTCATTATAAAGAAAGGCGAGTCATTGGTCCGCATGATAGTTGATGCATGTCATCCTCTTGACATCAGGGAAGAATGTGACCCCGAATATTTTTGCAG GTATATACCCTTAAGCCGGGTCAATGCAGTGGTTGACAATGATACCATTTCTAACTTTCCATTCCCTTCTCTATCTATGTGTGATGAGATAGGGAAACTGGAATCCACCTCCATAATGCGCTGTAATATTGGATCATTGGAGGCTGCAGTAAAG GTAAGAACAATTGATGTATGTGGGGCTTCTGCAGATGAAGTGCGGAACTTTGAGCTATCCTGCTTAGGGGAAGTTCGAATATTGAGTGTCTTAAAGCATTCCTGCATTGTAGAACTCTATGGTCATCAGATATCATCCAACTGGTCTATGACTGCCGATGGAAACTGCAGTGGTCGTACATTAAAGTCTGCTATATTGATGGAGAACATAGAAGGAGGCTCCTTAAGG AGCTACGTGGAGAAACTCTCAAGCGACGGTGAGAAATATGTTGCTCTGGACTTGGTAGTGTCTATTGCAAGAGATGTAGCGTTTGCGCTGACAGAAATACATGATAAAAACATAATCCATCGTGACATAAAGAGTGAGAACGTTTTGTTAGACcttgagaagaagaagcaggATGGCACGCCTACAGTGAAGATATGTGATTTTGATCGAGCAGTTCCCCTTCATTCGTACTTGCATACGTGCTGCATCGCACACTTGGGGATACCTCCTCCCAATATTTGTGTTGGGACTCCTAGGTGGATGGCCCCTGAGGTGTATGCTGCAATGCTTACGCAAAGCATGTATGGATTG GAAGTGGATATTTGGTCTTTTGGTTGCCTGCTTCTGGAATTATTGACATTACAAGTGCCTTATAGTGGATTGCCAGAAAACGAAATTCATAATCTTCTGCAG GCGGGAGAGCGACCCAAACTGACAGATGAACTAGAGGCATTGGCTCAATCTGACGAGGAGCTTGAGACCGAGCCTGAAACCCTCAGATTTCTCTCACAACTCTTCCATCAGTGTACCGAAAAGAACCCTGCTGTTCGCCCATCTGCAAAAGAAATCTACGATACATTACTTTTGCGAACGAGCTCAGCTACTCGTTTAAAAATCTCAGACGAATAA